From Helicoverpa armigera isolate CAAS_96S chromosome 26, ASM3070526v1, whole genome shotgun sequence, one genomic window encodes:
- the LOC110382164 gene encoding facilitated trehalose transporter Tret1 produces the protein MSTPLLRQSWTMSAVLINMFGQGLVLSFPSSLLPALQHPDSPIRVDLDTASWLGSIAGVAGIPGFLTSSFLMDLYGRKLTHFLVILPAVVGWLMIHFANNVTCLMIGRFLCGLSGSATVSLGAIVIGEYTSPKYRGVFLYLKNAAVCLGALFMHIITGFLHWRTISLVAVIPFLIALFIVYTWPESPAWLVKKQQYDKSEKAFYWLRGKTEESCREIKDTIRAQKERLSKPKLQQTYVEKTMNFFKKFTQKDFIKPFIIIMLACLVLEMSLRHVFPAYLLHIMSKITGETSQSFYYTLGSDIIITGSAVFASALVKIMNRRTLLFSTGFAAFGVLMAVSTYLFLEDKGIIPGDRQWIPLSMLVFYFMFANLGCAPIPIALVGEIFPLAHRGTGLALSGVWIAICLMAGLQSTPHLIDSIKVYGFFAVYGIIMGISLLMLYFILPETKDRTLQEIENYFNYGRFQNVDDEEANTKMIEYGRTEESVDFNHSECITTPKITNSLSINK, from the exons ATGTCGACGCCATTATTAAGACag TCATGGACGATGTCAGCGGTGCTGATCAACATGTTCGGCCAGGGTCTGGTGCTGAGCTTCCCGTCCAGCCTGCTGCCGGCTCTCCAACACCCTGACTCCCCCATCAGGGTTGACCTGGACACAGCCTCGTGGCTAG ggTCTATCGCGGGCGTCGCTGGAATCCCAGGATTCCTTACATCCTCATTTCTCATGGACCTCTACGGAAGGAAACTGACTCACTTCCTGGTGATCTTGCCCGCTGTGGTGGGCTGGCTCATGATCCACTTCGCCAATAACGTCACATGTCTCATGATTGGCAGATTCCTATGTGGACTATCTGGTTCAGCCACCGTCTCCTTGGGAGCCATAGTTATCGGAGAATATACCAGCCCTAAATACAGAGGGGTGTTTCTTTACTTGAAAAATGCTGCAGTTTGCTTGGGAGCTTTGTTTATGCATATTATAACCGGATTTCTACATTGGAGGACTATATCATTAGTAGCTGTAATACCATTCCTAATAGCCTTATTTATCGTGTATACATGGCCCGAGAGTCCCGCATGGCTGGTGAAGAAACAGCAGTACGATAAGAGTGAGAAAGCCTTCTACTGGCTTCGAGGAAAAACTGAAGAATCGTGCAGAGAAATAAAAGACACCATCAGAGCTCAAAAGGAACGTCTATCAAAACCAAAATTGCAGCAAACTTACGTTGAGAAAACGATGAACTTCTTTAAGAAATTCACTCAGAAGGACTTTATCAAACCGTTCATAATTATCATGCTTGCCTGTTTAGTACTCGAAATGAGTTTGAGACATGTTTTCCCAGCGTATCTGCTCCATATTATGTCTAAAATTACGGGAGAGACTTCACAATCATTCTACTACACCCTGGGCTCAGATATCATCATCACGGGGAGTGCAGTGTTCGCATCAGCTCTAGTGAAGATTATGAATAGACGAACACTTCTATTCTCCACCGGCTTCGCTGCTTTTGGAGTTCTGATGGCAGTTTCCACGTACCTCTTCTTAGAAGACAAAGGCATTATTCCCGGAGACCGGCAATGGATACCATTATCAATGCTAGTGTTCTACTTCATGTTTGCAAATTTGGGTTGTGCACCAATACCCATAGCTTTAGTTGGAGAAATTTTTCCTTTAGCTCATAGAGGAACAGGTCTAGCCTTATCAGGAGTCTGGATAGCAATATGCTTGATGGCAGGATTGCAATCAACTCCACATTTGATAGACAGCATCAAAGTATACGGTTTCTTTGCTGTTTATGGCATAATTATGGGAATCTCGCTTTTAATGCTGTACTTTATTCTGCCAGAAACCAAGGATAGGACTCTGCAGGAAATTGAGAATTATTTCAACTACGGAAGGTTCCAGAATGTTGATGATGAGGAGGCGAATACCAAGATGATAGAATATGGACGAACAGAAGAATCAGTGGATTTCAATCATAGTGAATGTATCACTACTCCAAAGATAACTAATAgtttgtcaataaataaatga